Proteins co-encoded in one Brassica rapa cultivar Chiifu-401-42 chromosome A02, CAAS_Brap_v3.01, whole genome shotgun sequence genomic window:
- the LOC117131887 gene encoding ATP-dependent DNA helicase PIF2-like produces the protein MPKPLPDIVNNNVLIMDELSYDRQELEADLQRDTPKLTDEQKKIFDEITDAVITKKGGVFFVYGFGGTGKTFLWRLLSAAVRVRGEVCLNVASSGIASLLLQGGRTAHSRFGIPINPDEFSTCSLTKGTDKAELVKAASLIIWDEAPMMSKHCFESLDRSMLDIVGDNDKRPFGGKVVVFGGDFRQVLPVIHGAGRAEIVMAALNSSYLWKHVKVLQLTKNMRLLSNNLSTEEAKELQEFSQWILDIGDGKIGDGNDGEALIDIPEEFLILDADDPVEAISAAVYGDATSLHQKDPKFFQERAILCPTNEDVNIINQHMLDKLDGYLRFLELYMNYFVRCLVFGH, from the coding sequence ATGCCTAAACCACTACCAGATATAGTTAATAATAACGTTTTGATCATGGACGAGCTCAGTTACGACCGGCAGGAATTAGAAGCTGATCTTCAGCGTGACACTCCAAAACTTACGGATGAGCAAAAGAAGATTTTTGATGAAATTACTGATGCTGTTATTACGAAAAAAGGAGGCGTCTTTTTTGTCTATGGATTTGGTGGTACAGGCAAAACTTTCTTATGGAGATTGCTTTCTGCAGCAGTACGTGTCAGGGGCGAAGTATGTCTGAATGTTGCCTCAAGTGGTATAGCTTCCCTATTGCTACAGGGAGGAAGGACTGCACATTCTCGATTTGGAATTCCTATAAATCCAGATGAATTCTCCACTTGCTCACTTACAAAAGGAACTGATAAAGCAGAGCTGGTAAAAGCAGCGTCCCTTATAATTTGGGATGAAGCTCCAATGATGAGTAAACACTGTTTTGAATCATTGGATAGGAGTATGTTAGACATTGTTGGAGACAATGATAAGAGACCTTTTGGTGGCAAAGTTGTCGTATTTGGTGGAGACTTTAGACAAGTATTGCCTGTCATTCATGGAGCTGGAAGGGCTGAGATCGTTATGGCTGCTCTTAATTCATCTTATCTTTGGAAGCATGTAAAAGTTTTGCAATTAACCAAGAATATGCGGCTACTGTCAAATAATCTATCTACTGAAGAGGCAAAAGAATTGCAAGAGTTTTCACAATGGATATTAGACATTGGAGATGGAAAGATTGGTGATGGAAATGATGGGGAAGCTCTTATCGACATTCCAGAAGAGTTCTTAATTCTTGATGCTGATGATCCAGTGGAAGCTATAAGCGCAGCAGTATATGGAGATGCTACTTCTTTACACCAGAAGGACCCAAAGTTTTTTCAAGAGAGAGCTATACTGTGTCCTACTAACGAGGATGTGAACATTATTAATCAACATATGCTGGATAAGCTTGATGGTTACTTACGATTCCTTGAACTTTACATGAATTATTTTGTTAGATGTTTGGTTTTTGGTCACTAG